A stretch of the Lolium perenne isolate Kyuss_39 chromosome 3, Kyuss_2.0, whole genome shotgun sequence genome encodes the following:
- the LOC127344826 gene encoding L-ascorbate oxidase homolog — protein sequence MRALRSFPWRLNTYKSGLLCLPSPVPFPPPAACNPSIDRGRCVDRSTHQPAGGGGDTPRRDMTAGSRMRACAAAAVLALALLAVAVRAEDPYLFFEWKVTYGTRSPMGVPQKMILINDAFPGPTINCTSNNNIIVNVFNQIDKPLLFTWHGIQQRKNSWQDGMPGAMCPIMPGTNFTYKMQFKDQIGTFFYFPSIGMQRAAGGYGLISIHSRPLIPIPFDPPAADFSAMIGDWFTKDHTVLEKHLDTGKTIGRPAGLLINGKNEKDASNPPMYEVEAGKTYRFRICNVGIKASLNVRVQGHITRLVEMEGSHTVQNEYDSIDVHVGQCLSVLVTANQKPGDYFFVASTRFIKEVNTITAVIRYKGSNTPPSPKLPEAPSGWAWSINQWRSFRWNLTASAARPNPQGSYHYGQINITRTIKLSTSRAMVDGKERYALNGVSHVDAPTPLKLAEYFNASNGLFQYNLIGDTPPKAGTPIKLAPNVITTEYRTYIEVVFENPEKSIDSFHLNGYAFFAAGMGPGLWTPDSRRTYNLLDTVSRHTIQVYPRSWTAVMLTFDNAGMWNLRSNLWERYYMGEQLYVSCTSPARSLRDEYNMPENGLRCGKIVGLPLPAPYIIA from the exons ATGCGCGCGCTCCGCTCCTTCCCATGGCGCCTCAACACATATAAGTCCGGCCTCCTCTGCCTCCCCTCCCCTGTCCCATTTCCACCGCCCGCCGCATGCAACCCATCGATCGACCGCGGCCGCTGCGTTGATCGATCTACACACcagccggccggaggaggaggagacacgCCGCGGAGGGATATGACTGCAGGTTCTAGGATGCGcgcctgcgccgccgccgcggtgCTCGCGCTGGCGCTGCTGGCCGTGGCGGTGCGAGCCGAGGACCCTTACCTCTTCTTTGAGTGGAAGGTGACCTACGGGACGAGGTCCCCGATGGGCGTGCCGCAGAAGATGATCCTCATCAACGACGCCTTCCCCGggcccaccatcaactgcacatcCAACAACAATATCATCGTCAACGTCTTCAACCAGATCGACAAGCCGCTCCTCTTCACCTG GCACGGGATCCAGCAGAGGAAGAACTCATGGCAGGACGGCATGCCGGGCGCCATGTGCCCCATCATGCCCGGCACCAACTTCACCTACAAGATGCAGTTCAAGGACCAGATCGGCACATTCTTCTACTTCCCCAGCATCGGCATGCAGCGCGCGGCCGGAGGGTACGGGCTCATCAGCATCCACAGCCGCCCGCTCATCCCCATCCCCTTCGACCCACCGGCCGCCGACTTCTCCGCCATGATCGGTGACTGGTTCACCAAGGACCACACCGTCCTGGAGAAGCACCTCGACACGGGCAAGACCATCGGCCGCCCCGCGGGGCTCCTCATCAACGGCAAGAACGAGAAGGACGCCTCCAACCCGCCCATGTACGAAGTCGAGGCCGGCAAGACGTACCGGTTCCGCATCTGCAACGTCGGAATCAAGGCCTCCCTCAACGTGCGCGTGCAGGGCCACATCACCAGGCTCGTCGAGATGGAGGGCTCCCACACCGTGCAGAACGAGTACGACTCCATCGACGTCCACGTCGGCCAGTGCCTCTCCGTCCTCGTCACCGCCAACCAGAAGCCCGGCGACTACTTCTTCGTCGCCTCCACCCGCTTCATCAAGGAGGTGAacaccatcaccgccgtcatccgcTACAAGGGATCCAACACCCCGCCGTCGCCCAAGCTGCCGGAGGCGCCAAGCGGCTGGGCATGGTCCATCAACCAGTGGAGGTCCTTCCGCTGGAACCTGACGGCCAGCGCCGCCAGGCCCAACCCGCAGGGGTCCTACCACTACGGCCAGATCAACATCACCCGCACCATCAAGCTCTCCACCAGCCGCGCGATGGTCGACGGCAAGGAGAGGTACGCGCTCAACGGCGTGTCGCACGTCGACGCCCCCACGCCCCTCAAGCTCGCCGAGTACTTCAACGCCAGCAACGGGCTGTTCCAATACAACCTCATCGGCGACACGCCACCCAAGGCGGGCACCCCCATCAAGCTCGCCCCCAACGTCATCACCACCGAGTACCGTACCTACATCGAGGTCGTCTTCGAGAACCCTGAGAAGAGCATCGACTCCTTCCATCTCAACGGCTACGCATTCTTCGCCGCCGG CATGGGACCGGGGCTATGGACGCCGGACAGCAGGAGGACGTACAACCTCCTAGACACGGTGAGCCGGCACACGATCCAGGTGTACCCCAGGTCGTGGACGGCGGTGATGCTCACCTTCGACAACGCTGGGATGTGGAACTTGAGGTCCAATCTCTGGGAGAGGTACTACATGGGGGAGCAGCTGTACGTCAGCTGCACCTCGCCGGCGAGGTCGCTCAGGGACGAGTACAACATGCCCGAGAACGGCCTCCGCTGCGGCAAGATCGTCGGCCTGCCGCTGCCGGCGCCATACATCATCGCATAA